In Acidimicrobiales bacterium, the DNA window CCGTTCTTCCCCGGCGTCGTGCTGGCCGGCGTGACGTTCGTGCTGCTCGCCATGTGGCCGTTCATCGAGGCCCGCAAGACCGGCGACCACGACCACCACCACGTGCTCGACCGGCCGAGGGACCGGCCGGTGCGGACCGCGCTCGGGGTGGCGACGATCACGTTCTACGGGGTGCTGTTCTTCGCCGGCGCCTCGGACGTGCTGTCGGTGACGTTCGGCCTGTCGGTGAACGCCGTGTTCTGGACGTTCCGGGTGCTGCTGTTCACCCTGCCGCCGGTCACCGCCTGGCTGGCCTACCGGCTGTGCCGGGAGCTGTCGGCCAGGGACCGGCGGGAGGCCCACCCGGTGGCGCCGCCGAGGGGCACGAGCCCGGACGCGACGGCCGCCGCGGCGGTCGCGGCGGCCGCGTCGACTACCGGCGACGGCGGCTCTCGCGTGCGTACCCCAGGGTCGACGCGGCCAGCACCAGCACGCCGGGGATGACGAACCACACGCCGAGCACGAGCCCGTTGGCCAGCAGGAACCCGGCGAAGCCCATGCCGAACGGCCAGATGCTGGCGTGCGGGAACCACGGCTCGAGCACCGCTTCGTCGCCCTCGTCGGCGGGGGCGGCGAGCCGGCGGTGCTGCACGAACAGGTAGGCGGCCGTCGACAGGAGCAGGGCGGCGGCGAGGAGCAGCATCACGGTGCCGGCGTCCTCGTAGGACGTCAGCCAGTAGACGACCCCCCAGGCCAGCACGGCGAGGCCGATGCCGCCGAAGATCAGGTACTCGGCCTTGAGCGTGACGCTGCCGCCCGCGCCGCTGCGACCGGCGGCGTGCGATCCCGAACCCGTGGCGCTCACGGGGCCGCCGCTCCGGCGTCGGCGTCCTCGGGGCCGGCCCGGTCGTCGGGCGCCGTCGGGTGGCGCAGGTCCCACACCGGCCGGTTCGAGCGGATCGGGGGCAGCGCCTCGAAGTTGTGGGGCGGGGGCGGCGACGACGTCGCCCACTCGAGGGTCTGCCCGCCCCAGGGGTCGTCGCCCACCCGGTCGCCCTTGCGCAGGGTCACCCACACGTTCCAGAGGAACGGGAGCATGGCGATGCCGGTGATCGCCGCGCCCACCGTCGAGATCTGGTTGAGCGTGGTGAACCCGTCGGCCTCGGTGTAGTCGGCCACCCGGCGCGGCATGCCGACGAGGCCGAGGACGTGCTGGACGAAGAACGTCAGGTTGAACCCGACGAACAGCAGGGCGATGTGCCAGCGGGCCAGGCCCTCCCGCAGGCGGCGCCCGGTGATCTTCGGGAACCAGTAGTAGACGCCCGCGAACAGGGCGAACACCGACCCGCCGAACAGCACGTAGTGCATGTGGGCGACGACGAAGTAGCTGTCGTGGAGGTGGAAGTCGAGGGTGGGCGAGGCCAGCATCACGCCGGTGAGGCCGCCGAGCAGGAACAGCAGCAGGAAGCAGATCGCGCACAGCATGGGCGCCTCGAACGTGAGCCGCCCGGACCACATGGTGCCGATCCAGTTGAAGAACTTGATGCCGGTGGGCACGGCGATCAGCAGCGACAGGCCGCTGAAGAACGGGAGCAGCACCCCGCCGGTGGTGAACATGTGGTGGGCCCACACGCCGACCGACAGCGAGGCGATGGCGAACGTGGCGAACACGATGCCCCGGTAGCCGAACACCGGCCGCCACGAGAACACGGCGAGGACCTCCGTGATCACCCCGAAGTAGGGCAGCACGAGGATGTACACCTCGGGGTGGCCGAAGAACCAGAACAGGTGCTGCCACAGCAGCGGCGAGCCGCCGGCGGTGGCGTCGTAGATGTGGGCGCCCAGGCGGCGGTCGGCGAAGAGCATGGCGGCCGCCGCCGTCAGCATCGGGAAGGCGATCAGCACGAGGATGCTGACGACGAGCATGTTCCAGGTGAACACCGGCATGCGGAACATCGACATGCCGGGAGCCCTGAGGGTGATGACGGTGGCGACGATGTTGACCGCGGTCAGCACGCCGGACACGCCGGTGAGGGCGATGGCCATCACCCACAGGTCGCCGCCGACCGACGGCGAGCGGACGAGGCTCGACAGCGGCGCGTAGCCCGTCCAGCCGAAGTCGGCGGCGCCGTTGGTGGGCACGAACCCGGCCAGCATCGTGATGCCGCCGAACAGGAAGAACCAGTAGGACACGGCGTTCAGCCGGGGGAAGGCCATGTCCGGCGCGCCGATGTGCAGGGGCACGAAGTAGTTCGCGAGGCCGAAGGCGAACGGCCCGAGGAACAGGAACAGCATGATGCTGCCGTGCATCGTGAACAGCTCGTTGTAGCGCTCCAGGCTCACGACCTGGAGGCCGGGCTCGGCCAGCTCGGTGCGCATGACGAGCGCGAGCGCGCCGCCGATCAGGAAGAAGGCGAACGACGTCACCATGTACGACACGCCGATGCGCTTGTGGTCGGTCGTCGTGAGCCAGCCGAGGAGGCCGCCGGCCGGCTGGACGGGGCCAGGCTCGGGCGGCTGGTCGGCGAGGTCGGGCCGGTCGGCGACGAGGGTCATGCCGCGGCCCGCTGCTCGTCGAGCCAGGCCGCGAAGTCCTCCTCGCTGACCACCCGGACGGCGAAGCTCATGCGCCAGTGGTCGAGCCCGCAGAACTCGGCGCAGCGGCCGCGGTACTCGCCCACCTCGGTGGGGGTCACCTCGATCTCGTTGTCGACCCCTTGGATGAGGTCCCGCTTCTCGAGGAAGTTCGGGACCCAGAAGCTGTGGTTGAC includes these proteins:
- a CDS encoding cytochrome c oxidase subunit 4, which gives rise to MSATGSGSHAAGRSGAGGSVTLKAEYLIFGGIGLAVLAWGVVYWLTSYEDAGTVMLLLAAALLLSTAAYLFVQHRRLAAPADEGDEAVLEPWFPHASIWPFGMGFAGFLLANGLVLGVWFVIPGVLVLAASTLGYARESRRRR
- the ctaD gene encoding cytochrome c oxidase subunit I, which translates into the protein MTLVADRPDLADQPPEPGPVQPAGGLLGWLTTTDHKRIGVSYMVTSFAFFLIGGALALVMRTELAEPGLQVVSLERYNELFTMHGSIMLFLFLGPFAFGLANYFVPLHIGAPDMAFPRLNAVSYWFFLFGGITMLAGFVPTNGAADFGWTGYAPLSSLVRSPSVGGDLWVMAIALTGVSGVLTAVNIVATVITLRAPGMSMFRMPVFTWNMLVVSILVLIAFPMLTAAAAMLFADRRLGAHIYDATAGGSPLLWQHLFWFFGHPEVYILVLPYFGVITEVLAVFSWRPVFGYRGIVFATFAIASLSVGVWAHHMFTTGGVLLPFFSGLSLLIAVPTGIKFFNWIGTMWSGRLTFEAPMLCAICFLLLFLLGGLTGVMLASPTLDFHLHDSYFVVAHMHYVLFGGSVFALFAGVYYWFPKITGRRLREGLARWHIALLFVGFNLTFFVQHVLGLVGMPRRVADYTEADGFTTLNQISTVGAAITGIAMLPFLWNVWVTLRKGDRVGDDPWGGQTLEWATSSPPPPHNFEALPPIRSNRPVWDLRHPTAPDDRAGPEDADAGAAAP